The Allocatelliglobosispora scoriae genome contains a region encoding:
- a CDS encoding Gfo/Idh/MocA family protein: MTHRKRCVLVGAGPRGAMLARALTDHPDLVLAGVCDPSPASVAAFTAEFPGVPVFADIAGLLSGTAADLAIVATPPRRHAEDSIALIERGVPTIVECPMVETFDEAEAVHAAAVRSGVPVAMAESFCFLPAVQSIRKVVQERRAEGTAGLVLGGEGHYLEMDSGMIPGGWRDDYRMARYITHGLGPLLYATGQRAHRVIGLDPLGRRSRAQGSLLPIALVETDGGAVFYVANSGLAPRPLTRWTVTAENWCAESDPAGAFDGPLRIFHGGPGPAGGDWEQREVSLKAVYDDLWGLGFEPERLMLRRFAAELDGAEPALGLGLSLNISLAGVAAAASGERDGAAVVLPSFEPTGAAA; encoded by the coding sequence ATGACCCATCGCAAGCGTTGCGTTCTCGTCGGCGCCGGGCCCCGCGGCGCGATGCTCGCGCGGGCCCTCACCGACCATCCCGACCTGGTGCTGGCCGGCGTGTGCGATCCATCGCCGGCCAGCGTCGCGGCCTTCACGGCCGAGTTCCCCGGCGTCCCGGTCTTCGCCGACATCGCCGGGCTGCTCAGCGGCACGGCCGCCGACCTGGCGATCGTCGCCACGCCGCCCCGGCGGCACGCCGAGGACTCCATCGCCCTGATCGAGCGCGGCGTCCCCACCATCGTCGAGTGCCCGATGGTCGAGACGTTCGACGAGGCCGAGGCGGTGCACGCGGCGGCGGTCCGCAGCGGGGTGCCCGTCGCCATGGCGGAGTCGTTCTGCTTCCTGCCCGCCGTCCAGAGCATCCGGAAGGTCGTGCAAGAGCGGCGGGCCGAGGGCACCGCGGGGCTGGTGCTCGGCGGCGAGGGCCACTACCTGGAGATGGACAGCGGGATGATCCCCGGCGGGTGGCGCGACGACTACCGCATGGCCCGCTACATCACGCACGGCCTGGGTCCGCTGCTCTACGCCACCGGCCAGCGCGCGCACCGCGTGATCGGCCTGGACCCGCTGGGCCGGCGCTCCCGGGCACAGGGCTCGCTGCTGCCGATCGCGCTGGTGGAGACCGACGGCGGCGCGGTCTTCTACGTCGCCAACAGCGGCCTGGCACCGCGACCGCTGACCCGCTGGACCGTCACCGCCGAGAACTGGTGCGCCGAGAGCGACCCGGCCGGCGCCTTCGACGGTCCACTGCGGATATTCCACGGTGGACCCGGCCCCGCCGGGGGCGACTGGGAGCAGCGCGAGGTCTCCCTCAAGGCCGTCTATGACGACCTGTGGGGCCTCGGCTTCGAACCGGAGCGGCTGATGCTGCGCCGGTTCGCCGCCGAGCTCGACGGCGCCGAGCCCGCCCTCGGCCTGGGCCTGTCGCTCAACATCTCCCTCGCCGGGGTGGCCGCGGCCGCCTCCGGCGAGCGCGACGGCGCCGCCGTGGTGCTGCCCTCCTTCGAGCCGACGGGAGCAGCGGCATGA
- a CDS encoding Gfo/Idh/MocA family protein, whose amino-acid sequence MRIGIVGAGLQARRRLSAFGPADTLVAVAAPNPAVVEALAAPHGARPLEDWRDLVARPDLDAVLVTTPPDLHEEIAVAALTAGKHVLCEKPLASSAASAARMEAAAAAHGRVLHCGFNHRFHPAIRELGSIVHEGRYGRPLSAVGVYGYGYRAGYADEWRADPAVVSGGQLMEQGIHLVDLIDSLLFPIADVVAHTQETFGMAAGLEDDAHVMLRSATGQLAFVRSSLSLWRNRFTFDVTLERATVRVDGLGASYGEQTLIVDERGTGPFTSSVISFRGGDQSWGAEWRYFHDLVAANPAGPPDPAGRQALAVVEAAYESTRTGRWTPVPPPSPLQENR is encoded by the coding sequence ATGCGCATCGGCATAGTCGGCGCGGGGCTGCAGGCACGTCGCCGCCTGTCGGCGTTCGGCCCGGCGGACACCCTGGTCGCCGTCGCGGCGCCGAATCCGGCGGTGGTCGAGGCGCTCGCCGCACCGCACGGCGCTCGGCCGCTGGAGGACTGGCGGGACCTCGTCGCCCGGCCCGACCTCGACGCGGTGCTGGTCACGACACCGCCGGACCTCCACGAGGAGATCGCCGTCGCCGCGCTGACCGCCGGAAAGCACGTCCTGTGCGAGAAGCCGCTCGCCTCGTCGGCCGCCTCGGCCGCCCGGATGGAGGCCGCCGCCGCCGCGCACGGCCGGGTCCTGCACTGCGGCTTCAACCACCGCTTCCACCCGGCGATCCGGGAGCTGGGCTCCATCGTCCACGAGGGACGGTACGGCCGCCCGCTGTCGGCCGTCGGGGTCTACGGCTACGGCTACCGCGCCGGGTACGCCGACGAGTGGCGCGCCGATCCCGCGGTCGTCTCCGGCGGGCAGCTCATGGAGCAGGGCATCCACCTCGTCGACCTGATCGACTCGCTGCTCTTCCCGATCGCCGACGTCGTCGCGCACACCCAGGAGACGTTCGGCATGGCGGCCGGGCTGGAGGACGACGCGCACGTCATGCTCCGCTCGGCGACCGGGCAGCTCGCCTTCGTCCGCAGCAGCCTCAGCCTGTGGCGCAACCGGTTCACGTTCGACGTGACCCTGGAGCGCGCCACCGTCCGCGTGGACGGTCTCGGCGCCTCCTACGGCGAGCAGACGCTCATCGTCGACGAGCGGGGCACCGGACCGTTCACCTCCTCCGTCATCTCGTTCCGGGGCGGCGACCAGTCGTGGGGTGCCGAGTGGCGCTACTTCCACGACCTGGTCGCCGCGAACCCGGCCGGTCCACCCGACCCGGCCGGACGGCAGGCCCTCGCCGTCGTGGAGGCCGCCTACGAGTCGACCCGCACCGGGCGCTGGACCCCGGTCCCACCCCCGTCCCCCCTCCAGGAGAACCGATGA
- a CDS encoding ABC transporter permease produces the protein MTAVTAHLLTYYRQTWRDSAFNSFILPLCLLIGIGWSVGRHVDQSLGVPYLSYVAPGLLAAAVTQVAAAESAWSVYGGFEWSRIYHAMRVTPARISDILMGHLGYVVLRSVIAGAGFLAVVAAFGVPRSWWALAVLPLAVLIALAVAAPVFAVSASIRHPGMFDVLFRLGIIPMSLLSGVYFPLATLPVPVRAAVLLLPLSHATELVRMCVLGDVRAGAAAVHILCLLAWAGFGFLLARAAFTRRLSD, from the coding sequence ATGACGGCGGTCACCGCGCACCTGCTGACCTATTACCGCCAGACGTGGCGCGACTCCGCCTTCAATTCGTTCATCCTGCCGCTGTGCCTGCTCATCGGCATCGGCTGGTCCGTGGGCCGCCACGTCGACCAGAGCCTCGGCGTCCCCTACCTGAGCTACGTCGCCCCCGGCCTGCTCGCCGCCGCCGTGACCCAGGTCGCCGCCGCCGAATCGGCGTGGTCGGTCTACGGCGGCTTCGAGTGGAGCAGGATCTACCACGCGATGCGGGTCACCCCGGCCCGGATCAGCGACATCCTGATGGGCCACCTCGGGTACGTGGTACTGCGCTCGGTGATCGCCGGTGCCGGGTTCCTCGCCGTGGTGGCGGCTTTCGGCGTACCGCGCTCGTGGTGGGCGCTGGCGGTGCTGCCGCTCGCCGTCCTGATCGCCCTGGCGGTGGCGGCCCCGGTCTTCGCCGTCAGCGCCTCGATCCGGCACCCGGGGATGTTCGACGTGCTCTTCCGGCTCGGGATCATCCCGATGTCGCTGCTCAGCGGCGTCTACTTCCCGCTCGCCACGCTGCCCGTCCCGGTCCGGGCGGCGGTGCTGCTGCTGCCGCTGAGCCACGCCACGGAGCTCGTCCGGATGTGCGTCCTGGGCGACGTGCGCGCAGGCGCAGCGGCCGTCCACATCCTCTGCCTGCTCGCCTGGGCCGGTTTCGGATTCCTCCTCGCCCGCGCCGCCTTCACCCGGCGCCTCTCAGATTAG
- a CDS encoding D-glycero-alpha-D-manno-heptose-1,7-bisphosphate 7-phosphatase, whose protein sequence is MFFDRDGTLNAHVPRDGRRSSPRGTGEWRPLPGGAEAIASLREAGAHIAVVTNQPDLARGLLSWDVLDDLHGQLAGVDAAYTCPHTAAQRCRCRKPSSYWLRRAARELSVSLADSYLVGDRPTDAQAGLNAGLTAVLLVHSARTSGIPGLLYAPDLTSAAAAILRHRSHPQHH, encoded by the coding sequence GTGTTCTTCGACCGCGACGGGACCCTCAACGCGCACGTCCCGCGCGACGGCCGGCGCAGCTCGCCGCGCGGCACCGGCGAGTGGCGGCCGCTGCCCGGCGGCGCGGAGGCGATCGCGTCGCTGCGCGAGGCGGGTGCCCACATCGCCGTGGTCACCAACCAGCCGGACCTCGCGCGCGGGCTGCTCAGCTGGGACGTCCTCGACGACCTGCACGGGCAGCTGGCCGGGGTCGACGCCGCATACACCTGTCCGCACACCGCTGCGCAGCGCTGCCGCTGCCGCAAGCCCTCCAGCTACTGGCTGCGGCGAGCCGCCCGGGAGCTCTCCGTCTCGCTGGCTGACAGCTACCTGGTCGGGGACCGCCCGACCGACGCCCAAGCCGGACTCAACGCCGGCCTGACCGCCGTGCTGCTCGTCCACAGTGCCCGGACGAGCGGGATACCCGGCCTGCTCTACGCACCTGACCTCACCTCCGCGGCCGCCGCCATCCTGCGGCACCGCTCACACCCTCAGCACCACTGA
- a CDS encoding glycosyltransferase family 4 protein produces MPDHRLAVLLLTNEGFRQVDGGVARYVHNILDARDQAQSSARERGVEVQWHVAERAQCTGLLDEELFAQALDRYVHGGGVRYHPMADPRAHNWEVDHFEHCIALSAAAGQVMLSVSGTADSVLVVSGMSMFAMAARFVVRAADQFGIAASYVHMTHNPVLRPDGDAELPETYADSVMGHLARHDRRVSVGWESHWMRRQYQLVYGIADDKMLYARAGVPTDAAKFDRIPPDPELLRSLGVPTDRDLVISWGRGVPEKGFDLLIDASRAAEDRLVPVILNPRPYPALAEHVRRTGSPAVLLDGQDDRVLSALCQWPRTLAAAFLSDREAASVTPVEAALMSGGQGLVVAAVPTGVYPELIEDGRTGLIAADRSTAAVAAVLRSIAGLSPAERESMSTAAHERARREHDFRTNWLRSFDEMLDRHLAVIGGVPQQKEE; encoded by the coding sequence ATGCCTGACCACCGTCTCGCCGTCCTGCTGCTGACCAATGAGGGTTTCCGGCAGGTCGACGGCGGCGTGGCCCGGTACGTGCACAACATCCTCGACGCCCGCGACCAGGCGCAGTCATCGGCCCGGGAGCGGGGCGTCGAGGTGCAGTGGCACGTCGCCGAGCGCGCCCAGTGCACCGGGCTGCTGGACGAGGAGCTCTTCGCCCAGGCCCTGGACCGGTACGTCCACGGCGGCGGCGTGCGCTACCACCCGATGGCCGACCCCCGGGCGCACAACTGGGAGGTCGACCACTTCGAGCACTGCATCGCGCTCAGCGCCGCCGCCGGTCAGGTCATGCTCTCCGTCTCCGGCACGGCCGACTCGGTCCTGGTCGTGTCGGGGATGAGCATGTTCGCCATGGCGGCCCGGTTCGTGGTGCGCGCCGCCGACCAGTTCGGCATCGCGGCCAGCTACGTCCACATGACGCACAACCCGGTGCTGCGCCCCGACGGGGACGCGGAACTGCCCGAGACCTACGCCGACTCGGTGATGGGGCACCTCGCCCGCCACGATCGGCGGGTCAGCGTGGGCTGGGAGTCGCACTGGATGCGCCGGCAGTACCAGCTCGTCTACGGCATCGCCGACGACAAGATGCTCTACGCCCGCGCCGGGGTGCCCACGGACGCCGCGAAGTTCGACCGGATCCCGCCGGATCCGGAGCTGCTGCGGTCCCTGGGCGTCCCGACCGACCGCGACCTCGTGATCAGCTGGGGTCGCGGCGTACCGGAGAAGGGGTTTGATCTGCTCATCGATGCGAGCCGGGCCGCGGAGGACCGGTTGGTGCCGGTGATCCTCAACCCCCGCCCCTACCCCGCTCTCGCCGAGCACGTGCGGCGGACCGGGTCGCCGGCCGTGCTCCTGGACGGGCAGGACGACCGGGTGCTCTCGGCGCTGTGCCAGTGGCCGCGCACGCTCGCCGCGGCGTTCCTCTCCGACCGGGAGGCGGCCTCGGTCACCCCGGTCGAGGCCGCCCTGATGAGCGGCGGTCAGGGGCTGGTCGTGGCCGCGGTCCCGACCGGGGTCTATCCGGAACTGATCGAGGACGGACGGACCGGCCTCATCGCCGCAGACCGGAGCACCGCCGCGGTCGCGGCGGTGCTCCGCTCGATCGCCGGACTCAGTCCGGCCGAGCGGGAGTCCATGAGCACCGCGGCCCACGAGCGGGCCCGGCGCGAGCACGATTTCCGGACCAACTGGCTGCGCTCCTTCGACGAGATGCTCGACCGGCACCTCGCCGTCATCGGCGGCGTGCCCCAGCAGAAAGAGGAATGA
- a CDS encoding D-sedoheptulose-7-phosphate isomerase has translation MNTTGITALRDSAAAVVRDLDMDAISAAAEVLAEVRLSQGIVLTAGNGGSSSTASHFAADLVKYTRSPQQPHFRALSLTDNIACHTAWTNDADPALAMAYLAEPWLPTGAKDAAVLFSVHGGARDGSVSTNLVELARFVHKTGGKVIAVTGFDGGAIGDISDVHINVPLDREPVATPGVESVHLLVAHALCLLLSGKEPS, from the coding sequence ATGAACACCACCGGGATCACCGCCCTGCGCGACAGCGCGGCGGCCGTCGTCCGAGACCTCGACATGGACGCCATCAGCGCCGCCGCCGAGGTACTGGCCGAGGTCCGGCTCTCGCAGGGCATCGTCCTCACGGCCGGCAACGGCGGATCCAGCTCGACCGCCTCGCACTTCGCCGCCGACCTCGTGAAATACACGCGATCGCCGCAGCAGCCGCACTTTCGTGCCCTGTCGCTGACCGACAACATCGCCTGCCACACCGCGTGGACCAACGACGCCGACCCGGCGCTCGCCATGGCCTACCTCGCCGAGCCCTGGCTGCCCACGGGCGCCAAGGACGCGGCGGTGCTCTTCTCCGTGCACGGCGGTGCCCGCGACGGCTCGGTCTCGACGAACCTCGTGGAGCTCGCCCGCTTCGTCCACAAGACGGGCGGCAAGGTCATCGCCGTCACCGGCTTCGACGGCGGGGCGATCGGGGACATCAGCGACGTCCACATCAACGTCCCGCTGGACCGTGAACCGGTCGCCACCCCCGGGGTCGAGTCGGTCCACCTGCTCGTCGCCCACGCCCTCTGCCTGCTCCTGTCCGGAAAGGAACCCTCATGA
- a CDS encoding GHMP family kinase ATP-binding protein gives MSTAPMRISIAGGGTDLPEYYRHGPTSVLALTVDRFVHVALADEPDAALGALPDPPGGLAHVVAPAAAGEHAYVTAAGELLGVGGGWHLAIGSQVRPGSGLGGSGAFSVALLDILARADGRELSPADLAVLAFRLEREVLGRPVGQQDGWAAAIGGAVRIDLAPDGSATACANPALYEVMAQLLGRGLLLFRTADQRDAGRVLAHAPAVDPQRYAQALAAAAETEAAFLSGDVAVIGAALRAHWAAKIAANPHTDHPVCRAITQRSAEVGIHGFKLVGAGGAGHLLIAADPDRRDESVRFLTGLGLVHVPVRSWPHGLLRHDGTAPELEEAVCASA, from the coding sequence ATGTCCACCGCACCGATGCGCATCAGCATCGCGGGCGGCGGCACCGACCTGCCGGAGTACTACCGGCACGGCCCCACCTCCGTGCTCGCCCTCACCGTCGACCGCTTCGTCCACGTCGCGCTCGCCGACGAACCCGACGCCGCGCTGGGCGCCCTGCCCGATCCACCCGGCGGTCTCGCCCACGTCGTGGCGCCCGCGGCGGCCGGGGAGCACGCCTATGTGACCGCGGCGGGCGAACTCCTCGGCGTCGGCGGCGGATGGCACCTCGCCATCGGCTCCCAGGTGCGGCCCGGTTCGGGCCTCGGCGGCTCCGGCGCGTTCAGCGTGGCACTGCTCGACATCCTGGCCCGTGCCGACGGCCGGGAGCTGTCCCCAGCCGACCTCGCGGTCCTCGCGTTCCGGCTGGAGCGGGAGGTCCTCGGCCGCCCGGTCGGCCAGCAGGACGGTTGGGCGGCCGCGATCGGCGGCGCCGTGCGGATCGACCTGGCACCGGACGGCAGTGCCACGGCCTGTGCCAACCCGGCGCTCTACGAGGTGATGGCGCAGCTGCTCGGTCGCGGCCTGCTGCTGTTCCGGACCGCCGACCAGCGCGACGCGGGCCGGGTCCTCGCACACGCCCCGGCGGTGGACCCACAGCGGTACGCACAGGCCCTCGCCGCGGCGGCCGAGACCGAGGCCGCCTTCCTCTCCGGGGACGTCGCCGTCATCGGCGCAGCGCTGCGGGCCCACTGGGCGGCGAAGATCGCCGCGAACCCGCACACCGACCACCCGGTCTGCCGGGCCATCACGCAGCGGTCGGCGGAGGTCGGCATCCACGGCTTCAAACTCGTCGGCGCCGGCGGTGCCGGGCATCTGCTCATCGCGGCCGACCCGGACCGGCGGGACGAGTCGGTCCGCTTCCTGACCGGGCTCGGCCTGGTCCACGTACCCGTGCGGTCCTGGCCGCACGGCCTGCTGCGCCACGACGGCACGGCACCCGAACTGGAGGAGGCGGTATGCGCATCGGCATAG
- a CDS encoding NAD-dependent epimerase/dehydratase family protein, with product MSTTATLVTGGAGFIGSHVVDHLVRDGVPVVVIDNLSNTTRRLIQPHLDSGAAVLHELDVLDTDAVAEIMAGGVGRVIHLAASVDMRVALENNWIDIEQSILATRSVLEAMRHSGVGHITFSSSSTVYGEPSIRPTAEHHGPMLPISVYGAAKLGAEGLISAYNHLYGIEGAIFRFGNVVGGRMNHGVIFDFLRKLERDPKRLEVLGDGLQRKNYFLAEDCARGIIELAHHANGGVLVANLGTTDTVTVTRIAEIVLAELGLDAEIAFGTGVRGWPGDVPVVEFDLSRAHELGWTASKQSEEAIREAVRRLIQEESHG from the coding sequence ATGAGCACCACAGCCACCCTCGTCACCGGCGGGGCCGGGTTCATCGGCAGCCACGTCGTGGACCACCTGGTTCGCGACGGCGTACCCGTCGTCGTGATCGACAACCTCTCCAACACCACCCGCCGGCTGATCCAGCCCCACCTGGACAGCGGTGCGGCGGTCCTGCACGAGCTCGACGTGCTCGACACCGACGCCGTCGCCGAGATCATGGCGGGCGGCGTCGGGCGGGTCATCCACCTCGCCGCCAGCGTGGACATGCGGGTCGCCCTGGAGAACAACTGGATCGACATCGAACAGTCGATCCTGGCGACGCGCTCGGTCCTGGAGGCGATGCGGCACAGCGGCGTCGGCCACATCACCTTCTCGTCCTCGTCGACCGTCTACGGCGAGCCGAGCATCCGGCCCACCGCCGAGCACCACGGCCCGATGCTGCCCATCTCCGTCTACGGCGCCGCCAAGCTCGGTGCCGAAGGTCTGATCTCGGCCTACAACCACCTCTACGGCATCGAGGGCGCCATCTTCCGCTTCGGCAACGTCGTCGGCGGCCGGATGAACCACGGCGTGATCTTCGACTTCCTGCGCAAGCTGGAGCGCGACCCGAAGCGGCTCGAGGTCCTCGGCGACGGGCTGCAGCGCAAGAACTACTTCCTCGCCGAGGACTGCGCGCGCGGCATCATCGAGCTCGCCCACCACGCGAACGGCGGAGTGCTCGTCGCCAACCTCGGCACGACCGACACGGTCACCGTGACCCGGATCGCCGAGATCGTGCTGGCCGAGCTCGGCCTGGACGCCGAGATCGCCTTCGGCACGGGGGTACGCGGCTGGCCCGGCGACGTGCCGGTGGTCGAGTTCGACCTCAGCCGTGCCCACGAGCTCGGCTGGACCGCGTCCAAGCAGTCCGAGGAGGCCATCCGGGAGGCCGTGCGCCGCCTGATCCAGGAGGAGTCCCATGGCTGA
- a CDS encoding UDP binding domain-containing protein produces MAEVLVVGDWHLASVTAAGLLRLGYTVSSRPDDPDVADEVAAAELAGGSRAAGEPEITELLTAARDRGDLRLLSGAEEADLAAGRAELTVIAYDSRTAADGTAIDERPVRSATAALRAAGRTGPVIVMSQIRAGTGDAVLRAAGLPPDSPDLVHIPENLRLGRSLQDFLQPHRLVVGCNAEPPEAVRRLVDRLDSPNPLRMSLVEAELVKHGTNAYLAACITLANDLGTIAGHLGADPATVLNGVRADARVAPSAPMRPGEPYSGATLQRDVRALWEHGEPIGRDGLFRAISQSNAVHSLGPLAVLDRRLDGLAGRRVCLLGLTYKPGVSTLRDSPGLRLARELTAHGVEVDAFDPVADTTDLPGIRRHASLAAAADDTDCVVLIVEHEAFTTPSVFADLRPRNRMLLRLTGGEPHSRVPTPAGWLSIDPWRG; encoded by the coding sequence ATGGCTGAGGTCCTCGTCGTGGGAGACTGGCACCTCGCCTCGGTGACCGCCGCCGGGCTGCTGCGCCTCGGCTACACCGTGAGCAGTCGGCCCGACGACCCCGACGTTGCGGACGAGGTCGCCGCTGCCGAGCTCGCCGGCGGCTCCCGGGCGGCCGGGGAACCGGAGATCACCGAGCTGCTCACGGCCGCCCGGGACCGGGGCGACCTGCGCCTGCTCTCCGGTGCCGAGGAGGCAGACCTGGCGGCGGGCCGGGCGGAGCTGACGGTGATCGCCTACGACTCGCGTACCGCCGCCGACGGCACGGCGATCGACGAGCGGCCCGTCCGCAGTGCCACCGCGGCGCTGCGGGCCGCCGGGCGTACCGGGCCGGTGATCGTGATGAGCCAGATCCGCGCCGGGACCGGTGACGCGGTGCTCCGCGCCGCCGGGCTGCCGCCGGACAGTCCGGACCTGGTGCACATCCCGGAGAACCTGCGACTGGGCCGGTCCCTGCAGGACTTCCTCCAGCCGCACCGGCTCGTCGTGGGCTGCAACGCCGAACCGCCGGAAGCGGTCCGGCGGCTGGTGGACCGACTCGACTCGCCGAACCCGCTGCGGATGAGCCTGGTCGAGGCCGAGCTGGTCAAGCACGGCACCAACGCCTACCTCGCCGCCTGCATCACCCTCGCCAACGATCTCGGCACCATCGCCGGGCACCTGGGCGCGGATCCCGCGACGGTGCTGAACGGGGTCCGGGCCGACGCACGGGTCGCGCCGAGCGCCCCGATGCGGCCGGGCGAGCCCTATTCCGGAGCCACGCTGCAGCGCGATGTCCGGGCGCTGTGGGAGCACGGCGAGCCGATCGGCCGCGACGGGCTCTTCCGCGCGATCTCACAGTCCAACGCGGTGCACTCGCTGGGGCCGCTCGCGGTCCTGGACCGGCGGCTCGACGGGCTCGCCGGGCGCCGGGTGTGCCTGCTGGGGCTGACCTACAAGCCCGGCGTCTCGACCCTGCGCGACTCGCCGGGGCTGCGGCTGGCCAGGGAGCTGACGGCGCACGGCGTCGAGGTCGACGCGTTCGACCCCGTCGCCGACACGACCGACCTGCCGGGCATCCGCCGTCACGCCAGCCTCGCGGCGGCGGCCGACGACACCGACTGCGTCGTGCTCATCGTCGAGCACGAGGCGTTCACCACGCCGTCGGTCTTCGCCGACCTGCGGCCGCGCAACCGGATGCTGCTGCGGTTGACGGGCGGTGAGCCGCACAGCCGCGTACCCACTCCGGCGGGGTGGCTCTCGATCGACCCATGGCGGGGCTGA
- a CDS encoding ABC transporter ATP-binding protein — MSQERPLVSASGLVKRYGDFTAVDGIDFEVHPGEVFGLLGPNGAGKSSTMRMISCVSKPSAGELRMFGMDAATDGPRIRSRIGVCPQQDTLDPELSLEQNLTVFARYFGIPKAVARTRAAELLGFVQLQDRAAAKVDSLSGGMKRRLSIARAMINDPGLLLLDEPTTGLDPQARHLLWERLDQLRRRGVTLVLTTHYMDEAEQLCDRLVIVDHGRIVAAGTPGALIAGHCTKEVLELRFAGDTSGVAASLTGIGVRTETLPDRVLVYADDGDAAATAVHTRGIGARSALVRRAGLEDVFLHLTGRSLGDE, encoded by the coding sequence ATGTCACAGGAACGGCCGTTGGTCAGCGCCAGTGGTCTGGTCAAACGCTACGGTGACTTCACCGCCGTGGACGGCATCGACTTCGAGGTCCACCCTGGCGAGGTCTTCGGACTGCTCGGCCCCAACGGGGCGGGCAAGTCGTCCACCATGCGCATGATCAGCTGCGTCTCCAAGCCCAGCGCGGGCGAGCTGCGGATGTTCGGCATGGACGCCGCCACCGACGGCCCGCGGATCCGCTCGCGGATCGGCGTCTGCCCGCAGCAGGACACATTGGACCCGGAGCTGAGCCTGGAGCAGAACCTGACGGTCTTCGCGCGGTATTTCGGCATCCCCAAGGCCGTGGCCCGCACCCGCGCGGCCGAGCTCCTCGGCTTCGTCCAGCTGCAGGACCGCGCGGCCGCCAAGGTCGACTCGCTCTCGGGCGGGATGAAGCGGCGGCTCAGCATCGCCCGCGCGATGATCAACGATCCCGGGCTGCTGCTGCTCGACGAGCCGACCACAGGACTGGACCCCCAGGCCCGCCACCTCCTCTGGGAACGCCTCGACCAGCTGCGGCGCAGGGGCGTGACACTGGTCCTGACCACGCACTACATGGACGAGGCCGAGCAGCTCTGCGACCGGCTGGTCATCGTGGACCACGGCCGGATCGTCGCGGCCGGGACACCGGGCGCGCTCATCGCCGGGCACTGCACCAAGGAGGTCCTCGAACTGCGGTTCGCAGGCGACACCAGCGGCGTCGCGGCATCGCTCACCGGCATCGGGGTACGCACCGAGACGCTGCCCGACCGGGTGCTCGTCTACGCCGACGACGGCGACGCGGCGGCGACAGCCGTGCACACGCGGGGCATCGGTGCCCGCAGCGCCCTGGTCCGCCGGGCCGGGCTCGAGGACGTCTTCCTGCACCTGACCGGACGATCGCTGGGGGACGAATGA
- a CDS encoding aldo/keto reductase — MTAEPFPELGPLGLGTWLFGWETPVEEAHRLMRRALDEGITYFDTANNYGSGASEEIVGAYLRPMRDRILIGTKVYAPFGPDPADRGLSAQAVRRAVAGCLERLGTDYLDVLHLHRPDPTVPAEETAGALADLVRAGTVRHIATSTFHGHQIDALQQALRAEGIAPAGVDQAPYSLLERQVESAAGDALREWRMGITAWSPLGEGLLTGKYADAAAEGRIRRWNAAGEERYQRGFEAAERFGKLASANGWTLPQLALGWLARRPLVGSILIGARTLEQFDTYLDGVATPVDGVDEAVDEIVGPGQSLLHHYRT; from the coding sequence ATGACCGCCGAGCCGTTCCCCGAGCTGGGGCCGCTGGGGTTGGGCACGTGGCTGTTCGGCTGGGAGACCCCGGTCGAGGAGGCCCACCGGCTGATGCGGCGCGCCCTCGACGAGGGAATCACCTACTTCGACACCGCCAACAACTACGGCTCCGGCGCGTCGGAGGAGATCGTCGGCGCCTACCTGCGGCCGATGCGGGACCGGATCCTGATCGGCACCAAGGTCTACGCGCCGTTCGGACCCGATCCCGCCGACCGGGGGCTGTCCGCCCAGGCCGTACGCCGGGCCGTGGCGGGCTGCCTGGAGCGGCTCGGCACCGATTACCTGGACGTGCTGCACCTGCACCGTCCCGACCCGACCGTGCCGGCCGAGGAGACGGCCGGGGCGCTCGCCGACCTCGTCCGAGCGGGCACCGTCCGCCACATCGCCACCAGCACCTTCCACGGCCACCAGATCGACGCGCTGCAGCAGGCGCTGCGGGCCGAGGGCATCGCGCCCGCCGGAGTCGACCAGGCGCCCTACTCGCTGCTGGAACGGCAGGTGGAGTCGGCCGCCGGTGACGCGCTGCGCGAGTGGCGGATGGGCATCACCGCCTGGAGCCCGCTCGGGGAGGGGCTGCTCACCGGCAAATACGCCGACGCCGCCGCCGAAGGCCGGATCCGCCGGTGGAACGCCGCCGGGGAGGAGCGCTACCAGCGGGGATTCGAGGCGGCCGAGCGGTTCGGCAAGCTCGCCTCGGCCAACGGGTGGACGCTGCCGCAGCTCGCCCTGGGCTGGCTGGCCCGCCGGCCGCTGGTCGGCTCCATCCTGATCGGCGCCCGCACGCTCGAACAGTTCGACACCTACCTCGACGGCGTCGCCACCCCTGTGGACGGTGTCGACGAGGCGGTCGACGAGATCGTCGGGCCGGGGCAGAGCCTGCTCCACCACTACCGAACCTGA